One genomic segment of Pseudonocardia sp. T1-2H includes these proteins:
- a CDS encoding mycofactocin-coupled SDR family oxidoreductase — protein MGRVDGKVAFITGAARNQGRSHALRLAAEGADIIAVDLCEPVKSIEMYPPATEEDLAETVRLVEELDRRVLATKADVRDSAALRDAVDAGVAEFGRLDIVCANAGVFEIQPALEVTDDAWREMIDINLTGVWNTCRAALPHLIEGGRGGSIVITSSTAGLKGTPNTIHYTAAKHGVVGIMRTLANEFARHSIRVNSVHPTGVDTVMIQNEKTWGLFDPENPQPTRETAEPVFASTNALPVPWVEPIDISNAILFLASDEARYITGVTLPVDAGYTVK, from the coding sequence ATGGGACGGGTCGACGGCAAAGTCGCCTTCATCACCGGCGCCGCGCGGAACCAGGGACGGAGCCACGCGCTGCGCCTCGCCGCGGAAGGCGCGGACATCATCGCGGTGGACCTCTGCGAGCCGGTGAAGAGCATCGAGATGTACCCACCGGCCACCGAGGAGGACCTCGCGGAGACCGTCCGCCTCGTCGAGGAGCTGGACCGGCGGGTGCTGGCCACCAAGGCGGACGTCCGGGACTCCGCCGCGCTGCGCGACGCCGTCGACGCCGGGGTCGCCGAGTTCGGCCGGCTGGACATCGTGTGCGCCAACGCCGGCGTCTTCGAGATCCAGCCCGCGCTCGAGGTCACGGACGACGCGTGGCGGGAGATGATCGACATCAACCTCACCGGCGTCTGGAACACCTGCCGCGCGGCGCTGCCGCACCTGATCGAGGGCGGTCGCGGCGGCTCGATCGTCATCACGAGCTCGACGGCCGGGCTCAAGGGGACGCCGAACACGATCCACTACACCGCGGCCAAGCACGGCGTCGTCGGGATCATGCGGACGCTCGCGAACGAGTTCGCCCGGCACTCCATCCGGGTCAACAGCGTGCATCCGACCGGCGTGGACACCGTCATGATCCAGAACGAGAAGACCTGGGGTCTGTTCGACCCGGAGAACCCGCAGCCGACGCGGGAGACCGCCGAGCCGGTCTTCGCCTCGACCAACGCGCTGCCCGTCCCGTGGGTGGAGCCGATCGACATCTCCAACGCCATCCTCTTCCTCGCCTCCGACGAGGCCCGGTACATCACCGGGGTGACGCTGCCCGTCGACGCGGGCTACACCGTCAAGTAG
- a CDS encoding sigma-70 family RNA polymerase sigma factor gives MSAPATEMRREELEPQLEGYRAELTGYSYRMLGSSFEAEDAVQETMIRAWRALEKFDGRSSLRSWLYRIATNVCIDALNGRKRRAVPMDFGGPSEPVADNLREPLPDDTWLEPIPDARIAPSGADPAETAVARESVRLAFVAALQHLPARQRVVLILREVLCWKAAEVAELLGSSVASVNSALQRARATLEERGIAPDLEPATPSEEDVDLLGKYVAAFESYDMEALVALLHEDAEQNMPPLELWLRGAENITAWMLGPGFECKGSRLIATSANGSPAFAQYRLSADGTHHFPWGLQVLRIEGGRITGISTFLDTKLFALFGMPDRLEPDTAA, from the coding sequence ATGAGTGCACCGGCCACCGAAATGCGGCGCGAAGAACTCGAACCACAGCTCGAGGGGTACCGAGCCGAGCTGACGGGCTACAGCTACCGGATGCTCGGATCCTCGTTCGAGGCCGAGGACGCGGTGCAGGAGACGATGATCCGGGCGTGGCGAGCGCTCGAGAAGTTCGACGGGCGCTCGTCGCTACGGTCCTGGCTCTACCGGATCGCCACGAACGTCTGCATCGACGCGCTGAACGGCCGCAAGCGCCGCGCGGTGCCGATGGACTTCGGGGGGCCGTCGGAGCCGGTCGCGGACAACCTGCGGGAGCCCCTCCCTGACGACACCTGGCTCGAGCCGATCCCGGACGCGCGGATCGCGCCGTCGGGGGCGGATCCGGCGGAGACGGCGGTGGCGCGGGAGTCCGTGCGGCTGGCGTTCGTCGCGGCGCTGCAGCACCTGCCCGCCCGCCAGCGCGTCGTGCTGATCCTCCGCGAGGTCCTCTGCTGGAAGGCGGCGGAGGTGGCGGAGCTGCTGGGCAGCTCGGTCGCGTCGGTGAACAGCGCGCTGCAGCGGGCCCGGGCCACGCTCGAGGAGCGCGGCATCGCGCCGGATCTCGAGCCCGCCACGCCGAGCGAGGAGGACGTCGATCTGCTCGGCAAGTACGTCGCGGCGTTCGAGAGCTACGACATGGAGGCCCTCGTCGCGCTGCTGCACGAGGACGCGGAGCAGAACATGCCGCCGCTGGAACTCTGGCTGCGCGGCGCGGAGAACATCACGGCCTGGATGCTCGGTCCGGGCTTCGAGTGCAAGGGATCGAGGCTGATCGCGACCTCGGCCAACGGCTCGCCGGCCTTCGCGCAGTACCGCCTTTCGGCGGACGGTACCCACCACTTCCCGTGGGGCCTGCAGGTCCTGCGAATCGAAGGCGGGCGGATCACCGGGATCAGCACGTTCCTCGACACGAAGCTCTTCGCCTTGTTCGGAATGCCGGACCGGCTCGAACCGGATACCGCAGCCTGA
- the mftR gene encoding mycofactocin system transcriptional regulator (MftR, the mycofactocin system transcriptional regulator, is an uncharacterized TetR family DNA-binding transcription factor. Its role is inferred by context. It occurs as part of the biosynthesis locus for mycofactocin, a partially characterized electron carrier derived from the terminal Val-Tyr dipeptide of the precursor peptide MftA, through a radical SAM enzyme-mediated process.), with amino-acid sequence MSEDDTAVTADERTHEGDHARRAGRRPVTSRPEIEHIALELFTERGFDTTTVDDIAHAAGIGRRTFFRYYASKNDVPWGAFDEQLLRMRSTFAALAPDLPVMAGVREAVLDFNEVAPAEQPWHRRRLRLILETPTLQAYSTLRYASWRQVVAEYVAGRLGEPSTGLVPQTVGHASLGVALAAYEHWLTAEGTELRDLLDDVFRALEGGLVVSGGDG; translated from the coding sequence ATGTCCGAGGACGACACGGCCGTCACGGCGGACGAGCGGACGCACGAGGGCGACCACGCCCGGCGCGCGGGCCGGCGGCCCGTCACGTCGCGGCCGGAGATCGAGCACATCGCGCTGGAGCTGTTCACCGAACGCGGCTTCGACACCACGACCGTCGACGACATCGCGCACGCCGCCGGGATCGGCCGCCGGACCTTCTTCCGCTACTACGCCTCGAAGAACGACGTGCCCTGGGGTGCCTTCGACGAGCAGCTGTTGCGGATGCGGTCGACCTTCGCCGCTCTGGCGCCGGATCTGCCGGTGATGGCCGGGGTGCGCGAGGCGGTCCTGGACTTCAACGAGGTCGCGCCGGCGGAGCAGCCCTGGCACCGGCGGCGGCTCCGGCTGATCCTGGAGACGCCGACGCTGCAGGCCTACTCCACGTTGCGTTATGCGTCGTGGCGGCAGGTCGTCGCCGAGTACGTGGCCGGGCGGCTGGGCGAGCCGAGCACGGGGCTCGTCCCGCAGACGGTCGGGCACGCCAGCCTCGGCGTCGCCCTCGCGGCGTACGAGCACTGGCTCACCGCGGAGGGAACCGAGCTGCGAGATCTCCTCGACGACGTCTTTCGTGCCCTCGAGGGCGGCCTCGTGGTCTCCGGCGGGGACGGCTGA